In Musa acuminata AAA Group cultivar baxijiao chromosome BXJ2-10, Cavendish_Baxijiao_AAA, whole genome shotgun sequence, a genomic segment contains:
- the LOC135625812 gene encoding transcription repressor OFP14-like, with product MAEWFFSSCKRPKTLSFDSRNDPDTGVDVSLADLVVERSDTLHDHHPNSNDDGNGGSTDVRPTGGDIRSPGHPRTRGVAVVKYSKEPYFDFRQSMMEMMEENCVNLGEKTDWDFMRRLLDRYLELNDRSVHDDIRRAFDDLTRR from the coding sequence ATGGCGGAGTGGTTCTTCAGCAGCTGCAAGCGCCCCAAAACCCTGTCCTTCGACTCCAGGAACGATCCGGACACCGGCGTCGACGTCTCCCTCGCCGATCTAGTCGTCGAGAGGTCCGATACCCTTCACGATCATCATCCGAACAGCAACGACGACGGCAACGGAGGCAGTACCGATGTCAGGCCCACGGGAGGCGACATCCGCAGCCCCGGCCATCCCAGGACCCGCGGCGTGGCCGTGGTCAAGTACTCGAAGGAACCCTACTTCGACTTCCGGCAGTCGATGATGGAGATGATGGAGGAGAACTGCGTGAATTTGGGGGAGAAGACCGACTGGGATTTCATGCGGAGGCTGCTCGACCGCTACCTCGAGCTCAACGATCGAAGCGTCCATGACGACATCCGGAGGGCCTTCGATGATCTGACGCGCCGTTGA